One part of the Acidobacteriota bacterium genome encodes these proteins:
- a CDS encoding amidohydrolase family protein: MVPPDPIAAADVIRNVTVVDVENSRVLHHQDIVMDGGRIVRVSPNPARVERPGFAIDGSDLVAVPGFVNTHTHLWQHVAKGFRPDGKLQEWVSIYDYCHLFEPEELYRVVLAAANQALLSGVTTVSDYASMNFQEFALEQVVRALKDAGLEGDVVWWHQAVFLPDDAKVSEIRRLRRLGGSAVDVWMGFGTLSYFDTPTIYDGILLAKQLGLRMTEHTMENVQEQRDLYTLLDAYVQRYGERLDAADFLFMQQMLGRGSPSQADNMLQVSRLAGQMLSDQADRLTAVEKANLQALQGPETISPVPLLEWLGGMDGYVAIHAVWPEETDRYIFRAHGAWVAHCPDSNQYLSSGVAPILRYLDEGIPVTIGTDGAASNDGIDFFQAMKATWNLQKIQYLNTARTKAIKAWDVLRAATLGGAEALGLGAVTGSIQAGKEADLVLFSRKRLGLAPVVQAEDVDNLVPLLIYSCGPRDVDTVLSDGRVVVREGRLLRYSESVLARQLSEIATNLVKRNAQGKIWVESDAVAPGRPWLRYRSVRQNHTVHLVLTNRGAAPVFVDVAMSADMFGGDTPYVFKPETLVRFPLDAPEGFWQTRQVIPPGGSLQVEKSAGGSEYTLSVSGSTPVRRPCTESHQLLVITRPAVMADADRPGEVR; encoded by the coding sequence ATGGTCCCCCCGGACCCGATCGCGGCCGCCGACGTGATCCGGAACGTCACCGTGGTGGACGTGGAGAACTCCCGGGTCCTCCACCACCAGGACATCGTGATGGACGGCGGGAGGATCGTTCGGGTGTCCCCCAACCCCGCCCGGGTCGAGCGGCCGGGTTTCGCCATCGACGGGTCCGACCTCGTGGCGGTCCCCGGTTTCGTCAACACCCACACCCACCTCTGGCAGCACGTGGCCAAGGGCTTCCGCCCCGACGGCAAGCTCCAGGAGTGGGTCAGCATCTACGACTACTGCCACCTCTTCGAGCCGGAGGAACTCTACCGGGTCGTGCTCGCCGCCGCCAACCAGGCCCTGCTCTCCGGCGTGACCACCGTGTCCGACTACGCGTCGATGAACTTCCAGGAGTTCGCCCTGGAACAGGTCGTCCGGGCGCTCAAGGACGCGGGCCTGGAGGGGGACGTCGTCTGGTGGCACCAGGCGGTCTTTCTGCCGGACGACGCCAAGGTCAGCGAGATCCGGCGCCTGAGGCGGCTGGGCGGCAGCGCCGTCGACGTGTGGATGGGCTTCGGGACCCTCTCCTACTTCGACACCCCCACGATCTACGACGGTATCCTCCTGGCGAAGCAGCTCGGCCTGCGAATGACCGAGCACACCATGGAGAACGTCCAGGAGCAGCGGGACCTGTACACCCTGCTCGACGCCTACGTCCAGCGTTACGGGGAGCGCCTCGACGCCGCGGATTTCCTCTTCATGCAGCAGATGCTGGGCAGAGGATCCCCCAGCCAGGCGGACAACATGCTCCAGGTGTCCCGGTTGGCCGGCCAGATGCTGTCCGACCAGGCCGACCGGCTGACGGCCGTGGAAAAGGCGAACCTGCAGGCGCTGCAGGGCCCCGAGACCATCTCCCCCGTCCCGCTCCTCGAATGGCTCGGGGGGATGGACGGCTACGTGGCCATCCACGCCGTCTGGCCCGAGGAGACGGACCGGTACATCTTCCGCGCCCACGGCGCCTGGGTCGCCCACTGCCCCGACTCCAACCAGTACCTCTCGTCCGGCGTGGCCCCGATCCTCCGCTACCTGGACGAGGGGATCCCGGTCACCATCGGGACCGACGGCGCCGCCAGCAACGACGGGATCGACTTCTTCCAGGCCATGAAGGCCACGTGGAACCTGCAGAAAATCCAGTACCTGAACACGGCCCGGACCAAGGCGATCAAGGCCTGGGACGTCCTCCGCGCCGCGACCCTGGGCGGGGCGGAGGCCCTGGGGCTGGGCGCCGTCACCGGTTCCATCCAGGCCGGCAAGGAGGCCGACCTCGTGCTGTTCTCCCGGAAACGGCTGGGGTTGGCACCCGTGGTGCAGGCCGAGGACGTGGACAACCTGGTCCCGCTCCTGATCTACAGCTGCGGTCCCCGGGACGTGGACACGGTCCTGTCGGACGGGCGCGTGGTGGTCCGGGAGGGCCGGCTCCTCCGCTACTCGGAGTCGGTCCTCGCCCGGCAACTCTCGGAGATCGCCACCAACCTGGTGAAGCGCAACGCCCAGGGGAAGATCTGGGTGGAGAGCGACGCCGTCGCTCCGGGTCGGCCCTGGCTGCGTTACCGTTCCGTCCGTCAGAACCACACCGTCCACCTGGTTCTGACCAACCGCGGTGCGGCGCCGGTGTTTGTGGACGTTGCCATGTCCGCCGACATGTTCGGCGGCGACACGCCGTATGTCTTCAAGCCGGAAACCCTCGTCCGCTTCCCCCTGGACGCCCCCGAGGGTTTCTGGCAGACACGGCAGGTGATCCCGCCGGGCGGGTCGCTGCAGGTGGAGAAGTCGGCCGGGGGATCGGAGTACACCCTGTCCGTCTCCGGCTCGACGCCTGTCCGACGGCCCTGCACCGAGAGCCACCAGCTGCTGGTGATCACCCGCCCGGCGGTCATGGCGGACGCGGACAGGCCGGGAGAGGTCAGATAG
- a CDS encoding CPBP family intramembrane metalloprotease — MHTGLLWHRLSGGGAFSVAEMLAYPLVLGGANILLILLLDRFLLKAPRRSFSPGPGSATGDLGWGIALLAAYFLLMAVERAVLGAWLPGGKPLSPELMNLLRGLARDPLLLTLWLGPVLWVGVALFEETARVFTLKTLWGIRDSAAWRGGVIVAFAVLFGVAHLYQGWIGVVTTGVQAVVSGLFYLRFRRLGPLVWAHGLFDGIQVVQLVVLLRQA; from the coding sequence GTGCACACCGGGCTGCTCTGGCACCGCCTGTCCGGGGGCGGGGCCTTCTCGGTGGCCGAGATGCTCGCCTACCCCCTCGTCCTCGGGGGGGCCAACATCCTGCTGATCCTGCTCCTGGACCGCTTCCTGCTGAAGGCTCCCCGGCGGAGCTTCAGCCCCGGCCCGGGGAGCGCGACGGGCGACCTGGGGTGGGGGATCGCTCTCCTGGCCGCCTATTTCCTGTTGATGGCCGTCGAACGCGCGGTCCTGGGGGCGTGGCTGCCGGGGGGGAAACCCCTCTCCCCGGAGTTGATGAACCTGCTTCGGGGGCTGGCCCGCGACCCCCTGCTCCTGACCCTTTGGCTCGGGCCGGTCCTCTGGGTCGGGGTGGCTCTCTTCGAGGAGACGGCCCGGGTCTTCACCCTGAAGACTCTCTGGGGCATCCGGGACTCTGCCGCCTGGCGGGGGGGCGTGATCGTGGCTTTCGCCGTCCTGTTCGGGGTGGCGCACCTCTACCAGGGCTGGATCGGCGTGGTCACCACCGGTGTGCAGGCCGTGGTGTCCGGGCTGTTCTACCTGCGTTTCCGGCGCCTGGGGCCGCTGGTCTGGGCGCACGGCCTCTTCGACGGCATCCAGGTCGTCCAGTTGGTCGTCCTGCTCCGGCAGGCCTGA
- the udp gene encoding uridine phosphorylase, which yields MGKIYHVNLEKPQLEGATLALLPGDPFRVGKIAEAVREMHGGEIEELAWKREYRTFLCRLPGKAVLVTSTGIGGPSTSIAVEELAMLGITTFLRVGTTGAIQENIRVGDVICTTGSVRLDGASTHYAPLEYPAVANIDVVNAVRKAAAANGIPCHCGITASSDTFYPGQERYDSFTGYVPRRFQGTLEEWKRLHVLNYEMESATLLTLTSAFGLRGGCVAGIIVNRALSENITAEDLRVGEEHTVTTASAAIVDLLEG from the coding sequence ATGGGCAAGATCTATCACGTGAACCTGGAAAAACCGCAACTGGAAGGCGCCACCCTGGCCCTCCTGCCGGGCGACCCCTTCCGTGTGGGGAAAATCGCCGAGGCCGTCCGCGAGATGCACGGCGGGGAGATCGAGGAACTGGCCTGGAAACGCGAGTACCGGACCTTCCTCTGCCGCCTCCCGGGCAAGGCGGTCTTGGTGACCTCCACCGGCATCGGCGGGCCGTCCACCTCCATCGCCGTGGAGGAGCTGGCCATGCTGGGGATCACCACCTTCCTGCGGGTGGGGACCACCGGCGCCATCCAGGAGAATATCCGGGTAGGGGACGTGATCTGCACCACCGGGTCGGTTCGGCTGGACGGCGCCTCCACCCACTACGCCCCCCTCGAGTACCCCGCTGTGGCCAACATCGACGTGGTCAACGCCGTGCGCAAGGCCGCGGCGGCGAACGGCATCCCCTGTCACTGCGGCATCACCGCCTCCTCCGACACCTTCTACCCCGGCCAGGAGCGTTACGACTCCTTTACCGGATACGTGCCCCGGCGCTTCCAGGGCACCCTGGAGGAGTGGAAGCGGCTGCACGTGCTCAACTACGAGATGGAGTCCGCCACCCTCCTCACCCTGACCAGCGCCTTCGGGCTCCGCGGCGGCTGCGTGGCCGGGATCATCGTCAACCGGGCGCTCTCCGAGAACATCACCGCCGAGGACCTCCGCGTGGGCGAGGAGCACACCGTCACCACCGCCTCCGCCGCCATCGTGGATCTGCTGGAGGGATGA
- a CDS encoding beta-aspartyl-peptidase → MFVFQGCDVFGPEPLGRKDVLTAGGRFVAVADRIDAPALPGCTVIDAAGLKMVPGLIDGHVHIAGAGGEGGPATRTPELRLSQLLDGGVTTVIGCLGTDGIARTVDGVLMKAKALKAEGVSCWIYTGAYQLPVPTITGDPGRDIALVEEVIGVGEVAISDHRSSGPTVDELIHLVGRARVGGMLGGKAGIVCFHMGDAKDPFRILYQVAERSELKLTQFVPTHVNRNDYIFEDAKTYGKTGYVDLTASSYPYYPQYEVKPSKAVVQLVEAGVPLEHITLSSDAIGSLPDFDAQGNLIKLDVGEPKSIFTELVDLATTEGFPLEKALSIVTSNVARILRLPRKGRIAPGFDADAVFLDADWRIRHLVARGELMIRDAERLRKGTFER, encoded by the coding sequence ATGTTTGTATTCCAGGGATGCGACGTCTTCGGCCCCGAGCCGCTCGGCCGCAAGGACGTTCTGACCGCCGGCGGGCGCTTCGTCGCCGTCGCCGACCGGATCGACGCCCCCGCCCTGCCGGGCTGCACGGTGATCGACGCCGCGGGGCTGAAGATGGTGCCCGGCCTCATCGACGGGCACGTGCACATCGCCGGCGCCGGCGGGGAGGGCGGGCCGGCCACCCGGACGCCGGAACTCCGCCTCTCCCAGCTCCTGGACGGCGGCGTCACCACCGTCATCGGCTGCCTGGGCACCGACGGCATCGCCCGCACCGTGGACGGCGTCCTCATGAAGGCGAAGGCGCTGAAGGCCGAGGGGGTCTCCTGCTGGATCTACACGGGTGCCTACCAGCTCCCTGTCCCCACGATCACCGGGGACCCCGGCCGCGACATCGCCCTGGTCGAGGAAGTGATCGGGGTGGGCGAGGTGGCGATCTCGGACCACCGCTCCTCGGGCCCCACGGTCGACGAGCTGATCCACCTCGTCGGGCGCGCCCGCGTGGGCGGCATGCTGGGCGGGAAGGCCGGTATCGTCTGCTTCCACATGGGCGACGCGAAGGACCCCTTCCGCATTCTCTACCAGGTCGCGGAGCGCAGCGAACTGAAGCTCACCCAGTTCGTCCCCACCCACGTCAACCGCAACGACTACATCTTCGAGGACGCCAAGACCTACGGCAAGACCGGCTACGTGGACCTCACGGCCAGCTCCTACCCCTACTACCCCCAGTACGAGGTCAAACCCTCGAAGGCCGTGGTGCAGCTGGTGGAGGCCGGGGTCCCGCTGGAGCACATCACCCTGTCGTCGGACGCCATCGGGTCGCTCCCCGACTTCGACGCCCAGGGCAACCTGATCAAGCTGGACGTGGGCGAGCCGAAGTCCATCTTCACGGAACTGGTGGACCTGGCCACCACGGAGGGCTTCCCCCTGGAGAAGGCCCTGAGCATCGTCACCTCCAACGTGGCCCGGATCCTCCGGCTGCCGCGCAAGGGGCGGATCGCGCCCGGCTTCGACGCCGACGCGGTCTTCCTCGACGCCGACTGGCGCATCCGCCACCTGGTGGCAAGGGGGGAACTCATGATCCGGGACGCCGAGCGGCTCCGGAAAGGCACATTTGAACGCTGA
- a CDS encoding SAM-dependent chlorinase/fluorinase — protein sequence MPVTRPVITLITDFGTIDAYVAAMKGVILSIEPGARMVDISHDIPRGDVQHAAWVLAQSYPWFPNDSLHVVVVDPGVGGARRPILVSTENHFFLAPDNGVLSWVYRREELYGAWELTETEFFRNPVSMTFHGRDIFAAVAGWMFKGLDSSRFGEPIEDHAGLSRFEIPVPVELRPKVWKGAILHVDRFGNLLTNLTTREIPIEENGLPAAQLIKTKAGEFRQVSRCYEEGDPGTPALVLGGTGFYEIAVRNESAAAVLGLSRGNEVAVLVKTDFKEFTPEEEDRSFLI from the coding sequence ATGCCCGTCACCCGACCCGTCATCACGCTCATCACCGACTTCGGAACCATCGACGCCTACGTGGCCGCCATGAAGGGCGTCATCCTGTCCATCGAGCCCGGCGCCCGCATGGTGGACATCTCCCACGACATCCCGCGGGGGGACGTTCAGCACGCCGCCTGGGTCCTGGCCCAAAGCTACCCCTGGTTCCCCAACGACTCCCTGCATGTCGTGGTGGTGGACCCCGGCGTGGGCGGCGCCCGCCGGCCGATCCTGGTCTCCACGGAGAACCACTTCTTCCTGGCGCCCGACAACGGCGTGCTCTCCTGGGTCTACCGGCGGGAGGAACTCTACGGGGCCTGGGAGCTGACGGAGACGGAGTTTTTCCGCAACCCCGTCAGCATGACCTTCCACGGCCGCGACATCTTCGCCGCCGTGGCCGGGTGGATGTTCAAGGGCCTGGACAGCAGCCGCTTCGGGGAGCCCATCGAGGACCACGCCGGGCTGTCGAGGTTCGAGATCCCCGTGCCCGTCGAGCTCCGGCCCAAGGTATGGAAGGGCGCCATCCTGCACGTGGACCGCTTCGGGAACCTCCTGACCAACCTCACCACCCGGGAAATCCCCATCGAGGAGAACGGCCTTCCCGCCGCCCAACTGATCAAGACGAAGGCCGGGGAATTCCGGCAGGTCAGCCGCTGCTACGAGGAGGGCGACCCCGGCACGCCCGCCCTGGTCCTGGGCGGGACCGGCTTCTACGAGATCGCCGTCCGGAACGAGTCCGCGGCGGCCGTCCTGGGCCTGAGCCGCGGCAACGAGGTCGCCGTCCTGGTCAAGACCGATTTCAAGGAGTTCACGCCCGAGGAAGAAGACCGCTCCTTCCTGATCTGA
- a CDS encoding (2Fe-2S)-binding protein gives MALVTFTLNGRSLQAEAGRMLLPVALENGIHIPHYCYHPGLSVSGNCRMCLVEIEGVPKLQTACSTAVREGMAARSDTDRVKRAVRHVLEFLLINHPVDCPVCDQAGECGLQEYYMSVGRYDSRFAEDKVTKAKKAAPIGRWIVLDQERCILCSRCVRFTREVSRTGDLAIFNRGDHAEIDVMPGKTLSGRYTGNLADVCPVGALTCRDFRFKCRVWYLRRTPSVCTGCARGCNVEIHTNPDRPQHGEARRVMRLKPRPNPDVNGHWLCDDGRYGYGFIDEGRLAHAAIRSETGLQPVRLREAIDLLGQWVEETDREHLLYVLSPKSSNEELFAVRKLFAETLKAGCVLPSAGMKTGDADDLLVHEDKHPNSRGAMEIFSFLEDELLSEEALAGLIREKSVRLLVLDRCELPDGLPGELAAAGCRLVWVGTNRSRTAEAVDLVIPAAVHAEQDGSFVNSAGLVQHFRKALDPLGESEPEWTLWSRLARRLGCKVNYTSARRAHLDLRKTLPFFAG, from the coding sequence ATGGCCCTCGTCACCTTCACCCTCAACGGCCGAAGCCTGCAGGCGGAAGCGGGGCGGATGCTGCTCCCGGTGGCCCTGGAGAACGGCATCCACATCCCGCACTACTGCTATCACCCCGGCCTGTCCGTCTCCGGGAACTGCCGGATGTGCCTGGTGGAGATCGAGGGCGTCCCCAAGCTGCAGACCGCGTGCTCCACGGCGGTTCGCGAGGGGATGGCGGCCCGGAGCGACACGGACCGGGTGAAGCGGGCGGTGCGGCACGTCCTGGAGTTTCTGCTCATCAACCACCCCGTGGACTGCCCCGTCTGCGACCAGGCGGGCGAGTGCGGCCTTCAGGAGTACTACATGAGCGTGGGCCGCTACGACAGCCGTTTCGCCGAGGACAAGGTGACCAAGGCGAAGAAGGCCGCCCCCATCGGCCGGTGGATCGTCCTCGACCAGGAGCGCTGCATCCTCTGCTCCCGCTGCGTCCGGTTCACCCGGGAGGTGTCCCGCACCGGCGACCTGGCCATCTTCAACCGTGGGGACCACGCGGAAATCGACGTGATGCCGGGGAAGACGCTCTCGGGGCGTTACACGGGCAACCTGGCCGACGTCTGCCCCGTGGGAGCCCTCACCTGCCGGGACTTCCGGTTCAAGTGCCGGGTCTGGTACCTCCGGCGGACCCCGTCCGTCTGCACTGGGTGCGCCCGGGGGTGCAACGTGGAGATCCACACCAACCCCGACCGGCCCCAGCACGGCGAGGCCCGCCGCGTCATGCGCCTGAAGCCCCGCCCCAACCCCGACGTCAACGGGCACTGGCTGTGCGACGACGGGCGCTACGGTTACGGCTTCATCGACGAGGGCCGGCTGGCCCACGCCGCCATCCGGTCGGAAACCGGCCTGCAGCCGGTCCGGCTGCGGGAGGCCATCGACCTGCTCGGCCAGTGGGTAGAGGAGACCGACCGGGAGCATTTGCTCTACGTCCTGTCGCCGAAGTCCTCCAACGAGGAGCTCTTCGCCGTCCGCAAGCTCTTCGCCGAGACCCTGAAGGCCGGTTGCGTTCTTCCCTCCGCCGGGATGAAGACCGGCGACGCGGACGACCTCCTCGTCCACGAGGACAAGCACCCCAACAGCCGGGGGGCCATGGAGATCTTCTCGTTCCTGGAGGACGAGCTCCTCTCCGAAGAGGCCCTGGCGGGTCTGATCCGGGAGAAGAGCGTCCGCCTGCTGGTCCTCGACCGGTGCGAGCTGCCGGACGGCCTCCCGGGCGAACTGGCCGCGGCGGGCTGCCGCCTCGTCTGGGTGGGGACCAACCGCAGCCGGACGGCCGAGGCCGTGGACCTGGTGATCCCCGCGGCCGTCCACGCGGAGCAGGACGGGTCTTTCGTCAATTCGGCCGGGCTCGTCCAGCACTTTCGCAAGGCCCTCGACCCCCTCGGCGAGTCCGAGCCCGAGTGGACTCTGTGGAGCCGCCTCGCCCGCCGGCTGGGGTGCAAGGTGAACTACACCTCGGCCCGCCGGGCCCACCTGGACCTGCGGAAGACCCTGCCCTTCTTCGCCGGGTGA
- a CDS encoding RecQ family ATP-dependent DNA helicase has protein sequence MHFDRARALELLRLGTGLPDARFREGQEEAIRHVTEGRGRLLVVQRTGWGKSFVYFIATKLLREAGQGPTLLVSPLLALMRNQIAAAVRMGVRALTIHSENPEEWASVESAIRHDEADILLISPERLANPRFCGEVLSFVAGRIALLVVDETHCISDWGHDFRPHYRLLERTVKTLPPNTRLLATTATANNRVMEDLQTVLGPNLTINRGNLDRPSLRLQTLRLPSQAERLAWLAAQLPRLPGSGIVYTLTVRDAERVAAWLRSRGIEVAAYTSETGEARPELEQALLDNRVKALVATPALGMGFDKPDLAFVIHYQAPASVVTYYQQVGRAGRALDTAYGVLLSGEEETEITSWFIESAFPSREEVRCVLEALEAAPAGLSVPEMMTRVNLSMGRIEKALALISLESPTPIAKQGVRWQLTAGRLSEAFWERARRLNLKRREEQRQMQDYVALASGHMAFLIRALDGEPAADRPNDPAPFDEVIDPALVRDAVAFLRRMNLPIEARIQWPAGGIPKYGLRGRIDPKLRAQAGRALCVWGDAGWGRLVSRGKYHDRHYADELVEAASSLLREWAPEPFPEWVACVPSLRHPELVPDFARRLAAALGLPFGDALEKTGERPEQKSMANSIQQARNVDGSLGVRTGAVRGGPVLLVDDMVDSRWTFTIAAWLLRSHGSGEVRPFALAQTGHDR, from the coding sequence ATGCACTTCGACCGCGCCAGGGCACTCGAACTCCTCCGGTTGGGCACGGGCCTTCCGGACGCCCGGTTCCGGGAGGGCCAGGAGGAGGCGATCCGCCACGTGACGGAGGGCCGGGGCCGGCTGCTGGTGGTCCAGCGGACGGGCTGGGGGAAGAGCTTCGTCTACTTCATCGCGACCAAGCTGCTCCGGGAGGCCGGCCAGGGCCCCACGCTGCTCGTCTCCCCCCTGCTGGCCCTGATGCGCAACCAGATCGCGGCGGCGGTCCGGATGGGCGTGCGGGCGCTCACCATCCACTCCGAGAACCCGGAGGAGTGGGCGTCGGTGGAAAGCGCCATCCGGCACGACGAGGCGGACATCCTCCTGATCTCGCCGGAGCGACTGGCGAACCCCCGCTTCTGTGGCGAGGTGCTGTCCTTCGTCGCGGGCCGGATCGCCCTGCTGGTGGTGGACGAAACCCACTGCATCTCCGACTGGGGGCACGATTTCAGGCCCCATTACCGCCTGCTGGAGCGAACGGTGAAGACGCTCCCGCCAAACACCCGCCTGCTGGCGACGACCGCCACGGCGAACAACCGCGTGATGGAGGACCTGCAGACCGTCCTCGGGCCAAACCTCACCATCAACCGGGGGAACCTCGACCGGCCGTCCCTCCGGCTCCAGACCCTGCGGCTGCCCAGCCAGGCCGAGCGGCTGGCCTGGTTGGCCGCGCAGTTGCCCCGTCTTCCCGGCAGCGGGATCGTCTATACGCTGACGGTCCGCGACGCCGAGCGGGTCGCGGCCTGGCTCCGGTCCCGGGGAATCGAGGTGGCCGCCTACACCAGCGAGACGGGCGAGGCCCGCCCCGAGCTGGAGCAGGCCCTCCTGGACAACCGGGTCAAGGCGCTGGTGGCCACGCCGGCGCTGGGCATGGGCTTCGACAAGCCGGACCTGGCGTTCGTGATCCACTACCAGGCGCCAGCGTCGGTGGTGACCTACTACCAGCAGGTCGGCCGCGCGGGCCGCGCCCTCGACACGGCTTACGGGGTGCTGCTGAGCGGGGAGGAGGAGACGGAGATCACGAGCTGGTTCATCGAGAGCGCGTTCCCCTCGAGGGAGGAGGTCCGCTGCGTGCTCGAGGCGCTGGAAGCGGCGCCGGCAGGGCTTTCCGTCCCCGAGATGATGACGCGGGTGAACCTGAGCATGGGCCGCATCGAGAAGGCCCTCGCCCTGATCTCGCTGGAATCGCCCACCCCCATCGCGAAACAGGGCGTCCGGTGGCAGTTGACGGCCGGCCGGCTGAGCGAGGCCTTCTGGGAACGAGCCCGGCGGCTGAACCTCAAGCGCCGGGAGGAGCAGCGCCAGATGCAGGATTACGTGGCCCTCGCGTCCGGGCACATGGCGTTCCTCATCCGGGCGCTCGACGGCGAACCGGCGGCGGATCGCCCGAACGATCCCGCACCCTTCGACGAGGTCATCGACCCGGCCCTGGTCCGGGACGCCGTCGCCTTCCTCCGACGAATGAACCTCCCCATCGAAGCGCGAATCCAGTGGCCGGCCGGCGGGATACCGAAGTACGGCCTCCGGGGGCGGATCGACCCGAAGCTGCGGGCGCAGGCCGGCCGGGCGCTCTGTGTGTGGGGCGACGCCGGTTGGGGCCGCCTGGTCAGCCGGGGCAAATACCACGACCGGCACTACGCCGACGAGTTGGTGGAGGCCGCGTCCAGCCTCCTGCGGGAGTGGGCCCCGGAACCGTTCCCGGAGTGGGTCGCCTGCGTGCCCTCCCTTCGCCATCCGGAACTGGTGCCGGACTTCGCCCGCCGGCTGGCGGCCGCGCTGGGGCTGCCCTTCGGGGACGCCCTCGAAAAAACCGGCGAACGCCCCGAGCAGAAGAGCATGGCCAATAGCATCCAGCAGGCCCGCAACGTTGACGGGTCCCTGGGGGTGCGGACCGGGGCCGTGCGCGGCGGGCCGGTGCTGCTCGTGGACGACATGGTGGACTCGCGGTGGACCTTCACTATCGCGGCATGGCTGCTGCGATCCCACGGCAGCGGGGAGGTCCGGCCTTTCGCACTCGCACAGACGGGGCATGACCGATGA
- a CDS encoding DNA-protecting protein DprA, with product MNETLSPNTQAVLLLTAPLLAGRAGPSPDVLTPGEYKRLARFLQERKRQPSDLLSPDGPGLAAECGRVVDPGRLQRLLSRGFLLSQAVERWQARAIRVVSRSDAAYPQRLKSRLREDSPPLLYGCGDFSRLDAGGLAIVGSRHVDAALAAWAESAGRLAAETGRPLVSGGARGIDQAAMRGALEAGGSTVGVLADSLERSVLERENRNLLLDGRLTLVSPYDPSAGFNVGNAMQRNKLVYALSDAALVVSSDLAKGGTWSGAVEQLDKLRLVPVFVREDGPPSEGLAALRRRGALPWPSPCTPAALEAALASAEAERRKPVPRQGDLFQVFAGEPGTAAPPRDDVPADRPAPPAPDADPDPGPAPAGSAAEELFAKVRELLCRVRSPRGVTEVAEELNVLKSQAKAWLDRLVEDGVLELHVKPLRYGPKTRRSLLD from the coding sequence ATGAACGAAACGCTTTCCCCCAACACCCAGGCGGTTCTCCTTCTGACCGCCCCCCTCCTGGCCGGACGGGCCGGGCCGTCACCCGACGTTCTGACACCGGGGGAGTACAAGCGTTTGGCGCGCTTCCTCCAGGAGCGGAAGCGCCAGCCATCCGACCTGTTGTCACCGGACGGCCCGGGGCTGGCCGCGGAGTGCGGGCGGGTCGTCGACCCCGGCAGGCTCCAGCGCCTCCTCTCCCGGGGCTTCCTGCTGAGCCAGGCGGTGGAACGCTGGCAGGCCCGGGCGATTCGGGTGGTGAGCCGCTCCGACGCCGCATACCCCCAGCGCTTGAAGTCCCGGCTCCGCGAGGATTCCCCCCCGCTGCTCTACGGTTGTGGGGATTTCTCGCGGCTCGACGCGGGCGGACTGGCCATCGTGGGCTCCCGTCACGTGGATGCGGCGCTCGCCGCCTGGGCCGAGTCCGCCGGCCGGCTGGCGGCGGAGACGGGGCGCCCCCTCGTCTCGGGCGGGGCGCGGGGGATCGACCAGGCCGCCATGCGCGGCGCCCTGGAAGCGGGAGGGAGCACGGTGGGCGTCCTGGCGGACAGCCTGGAACGTTCCGTCCTGGAACGGGAGAACCGGAACCTCCTGCTGGACGGCCGCCTGACCCTGGTTTCGCCCTACGACCCCTCCGCCGGCTTCAACGTGGGAAACGCCATGCAGCGGAACAAGCTGGTCTACGCCCTGTCGGACGCGGCCCTCGTGGTCAGTTCCGACCTCGCGAAGGGAGGGACCTGGTCGGGGGCCGTGGAACAGCTGGACAAGTTGAGACTCGTGCCCGTCTTCGTCCGGGAAGACGGCCCGCCGAGCGAGGGGCTGGCCGCCCTGCGGCGCCGGGGCGCCCTGCCGTGGCCCTCCCCCTGCACGCCGGCCGCCCTGGAAGCCGCCCTCGCGTCGGCGGAGGCCGAGCGGCGGAAACCGGTCCCCCGGCAGGGCGACCTCTTCCAGGTGTTCGCGGGAGAACCCGGGACCGCCGCCCCTCCCCGCGACGACGTGCCGGCCGACCGACCCGCGCCCCCCGCTCCCGACGCTGACCCGGACCCCGGCCCCGCCCCGGCCGGATCCGCCGCCGAGGAGCTTTTCGCCAAGGTGCGGGAACTGCTCTGCCGGGTGCGGTCCCCCCGGGGCGTCACCGAGGTGGCGGAGGAGCTGAACGTCCTGAAGAGCCAGGCGAAGGCATGGCTGGACCGGCTCGTGGAGGACGGGGTGCTGGAGCTTCACGTCAAGCCCCTGCGGTACGGGCCGAAAACCCGCCGCAGCCTCCTGGACTAG